A genomic region of Trueperaceae bacterium contains the following coding sequences:
- a CDS encoding amino acid racemase codes for MATVEARSQSRSEGLPSGPKLTVGVLGGMGPEATLDFFAKLLAATPAGRDQDRLRVLIDNNPQVPNRNEAVAGTGPSPAPLLANMARGLEAAGAQLLVMPCNAAHAFEAEIRAAVKVPFLSIIVETVAATSRLGIQRVGVLAAAGTLDAGLYANAFERNGIEALEPRGEARDEFMELLYLFKSGDAGKGVRIRMRALANSLVGAGAEAIVAGCTEVPLLLGEVDVPVPLVNSTDVLVDATAEVATGRRLPSEPELDPHG; via the coding sequence GTGGCGACTGTCGAAGCCAGGTCCCAGTCCAGGTCCGAGGGGCTACCGTCGGGTCCCAAGCTCACCGTCGGCGTCCTGGGCGGCATGGGGCCCGAGGCGACCCTCGACTTCTTCGCCAAGTTGCTGGCGGCTACACCGGCGGGGCGGGATCAGGATCGGCTGAGGGTACTCATCGACAACAACCCTCAGGTCCCCAACCGCAACGAAGCGGTGGCGGGCACGGGACCCTCACCGGCGCCGCTGCTCGCGAACATGGCCCGGGGCCTCGAGGCAGCGGGGGCTCAGCTGCTGGTCATGCCCTGCAACGCCGCCCACGCCTTCGAAGCCGAGATACGCGCCGCTGTGAAGGTCCCCTTCCTGAGCATCATCGTGGAGACGGTCGCCGCGACGAGTCGACTTGGCATCCAACGCGTTGGCGTTCTGGCCGCAGCCGGTACCCTCGACGCCGGGCTCTACGCAAACGCTTTCGAGAGGAATGGGATCGAGGCGCTCGAGCCGCGCGGTGAGGCGCGCGACGAGTTCATGGAACTCCTCTACCTCTTCAAGTCGGGCGACGCCGGTAAGGGCGTGAGGATTCGAATGCGCGCGCTGGCCAACTCGCTGGTGGGAGCAGGGGCCGAAGCGATCGTCGCAGGCTGCACCGAGGTCCCGCTGCTGCTCGGGGAAGTTGACGTTCCGGTCCCACTCGTCAACTCGACGGACGTTCTGGTGGACGCTACCGCGGAGGTCGCCACCGGCAGACGTCTGCCGAGCGAACCGGAGCTCGACCCCCACGGGTAG
- a CDS encoding TIGR02587 family membrane protein produces MTAAIDERLSSALRGYARGVLGAMLVSIPLLATMEMWWLGFLIPPFRLLFFLLANFALLVVLEYFSGFQKGHVRLLEEVQDAVDAYGIGLLVATVVLFLFGVIGPGMSLREIAGKIIIETIPLSIGASIAVSVLGEKDPTNERRKRRAGFWGSQVIGVAGAVYFGFNVAPTEEPVIIGLGLTWWHAVLLLVIGLLLTHAIVFSVGFAGSYRIPGGRTWWGSLLRTGVVSYTLALGVSALMLWLFGRIDDSTGLTPALHMIVTLGFVNSLGSAAAKLII; encoded by the coding sequence ATGACGGCGGCGATCGACGAGAGGTTGAGCAGCGCCCTGCGAGGCTACGCCCGCGGGGTGCTTGGGGCGATGCTCGTCAGTATCCCGCTGCTGGCCACGATGGAGATGTGGTGGCTGGGATTCCTGATCCCGCCCTTCCGCTTGCTGTTCTTCCTGCTCGCCAACTTCGCCCTGCTCGTGGTCCTCGAATATTTCAGCGGCTTCCAGAAGGGTCACGTCCGTCTGCTGGAGGAGGTGCAGGATGCGGTCGACGCCTACGGCATAGGCCTACTGGTGGCAACCGTCGTGCTCTTCCTGTTCGGAGTCATCGGGCCCGGCATGTCCCTTCGGGAGATCGCGGGCAAGATCATCATCGAAACCATACCGCTGTCGATCGGAGCTTCGATCGCCGTCTCGGTCCTCGGCGAGAAGGATCCGACCAACGAGCGCCGCAAGCGCAGAGCCGGTTTCTGGGGGAGCCAGGTCATCGGTGTAGCCGGAGCGGTCTACTTCGGGTTCAACGTGGCTCCCACCGAAGAGCCGGTCATCATCGGCCTGGGACTCACCTGGTGGCACGCGGTCCTGCTGCTGGTCATCGGCCTGCTGCTCACCCATGCGATCGTCTTCTCGGTCGGTTTCGCGGGCAGCTACCGGATACCAGGGGGCCGCACCTGGTGGGGCTCGCTGCTCCGCACCGGGGTCGTCTCCTACACTCTTGCGCTGGGCGTCAGCGCCCTCATGCTCTGGCTCTTCGGCCGGATCGACGACTCGACCGGACTTACCCCCGCCCTCCACATGATCGTCACCCTCGGGTTCGTCAACTCGCTCGGCTCGGCTGCCGCCAAGCTGATCATCTGA
- a CDS encoding Lrp/AsnC family transcriptional regulator, with the protein MKPASYEQLDATDRRIVDYLREDGRMPYREIARRIGSSESMVRKRVNRLLEQGWMRILAISDPLQLGVPILATTYLKVSPRAVEAVTDSIARSRAVRYVAVGVGSYNVVVESLHADNAELHRFIQSELGLEGIISSETIQVVAIKKSVWDWEIPSSRAS; encoded by the coding sequence GTGAAACCGGCCTCGTACGAACAACTCGATGCGACCGACCGCCGGATAGTCGACTATCTCCGCGAGGATGGCCGCATGCCCTACCGTGAGATAGCCCGGCGCATCGGCTCCTCCGAGAGCATGGTTCGCAAACGGGTGAACCGACTGCTCGAACAGGGCTGGATGCGGATCCTGGCGATAAGCGATCCGCTGCAACTCGGGGTACCGATCCTCGCCACCACCTATCTCAAGGTCAGTCCTCGAGCGGTGGAGGCCGTTACCGACAGCATCGCCCGTTCACGGGCCGTGCGCTACGTGGCCGTGGGAGTCGGCTCCTACAACGTGGTCGTAGAGTCGCTTCACGCCGACAACGCCGAGCTACACCGGTTCATCCAGAGTGAACTGGGATTGGAGGGGATAATAAGCAGCGAGACGATACAAGTGGTCGCGATCAAGAAGAGCGTGTGGGATTGGGAGATCCCCAGTTCACGGGCCTCCTGA
- a CDS encoding ABC transporter substrate-binding protein, with protein MTRTLLRPLFVGLLVALFGLASAQQQGGTLVAAWAQDPVGLDPHITSAYSSFQVLENVLDTLVTLDAEQNVVPSLAESWEVSDDGLTYTFHLRDGIMFSNGTEMTAQDVVRVYDRMLDPATGSGNAYLLAGVTDVAAPDESTVVLTLEAPNAALLGHLAVNKSVGIFAEESVEADGTINIPIGTGPFRITDYRPGNLVMLERNEHYWREGLPYLDAVEIQIITDGSVRRTALVSGDVDWAISIPPQSVEQLSESEEVVVDETTAGAYWYIGVNTEREPLDDVKVRQALSYALQRDNIVLAATFGIAEPTQDPIPSSSAWALGYAPYEYDPEKARQLLEEAGVGDGFELEIMPTTQYEESIRIAQVVQQNLASVGIDATIRTLEWAEWLEEEGAGNYDTYICSWNGLVDPDDYFYAQHKTGEVFNFTGYSNPRVDELLVEGRRTQGFIERLPIYEEINRIVVDEAPYIYLYNPLNIHAYRPYVQGFETRTDQAVRFAETWLDN; from the coding sequence TTGACCCGAACCCTTCTACGGCCCCTGTTCGTGGGCCTGCTAGTGGCCCTGTTCGGCCTGGCCAGCGCCCAGCAGCAAGGCGGCACCCTCGTCGCAGCCTGGGCCCAGGATCCGGTAGGCCTCGACCCCCACATCACCAGCGCCTACTCCAGCTTCCAGGTCCTCGAGAACGTTCTCGACACCCTCGTCACCCTAGACGCCGAGCAGAACGTGGTGCCCTCCCTGGCCGAGTCGTGGGAGGTGTCTGACGACGGGCTGACCTATACGTTCCACCTGCGTGACGGGATCATGTTCTCCAACGGCACCGAGATGACCGCTCAGGACGTGGTGCGGGTGTACGACCGGATGCTCGATCCAGCGACCGGTTCGGGCAACGCCTACCTGCTGGCCGGAGTCACCGACGTGGCGGCGCCCGACGAGAGCACGGTAGTGCTCACGCTGGAAGCGCCCAATGCGGCCCTGCTGGGCCACCTGGCCGTCAACAAGTCGGTAGGCATCTTCGCCGAGGAGAGCGTCGAGGCCGACGGCACCATCAACATCCCCATCGGCACCGGACCCTTCCGGATCACCGACTACCGCCCCGGCAACCTCGTGATGCTCGAGCGGAACGAGCACTACTGGCGGGAGGGCCTCCCCTACCTCGACGCCGTCGAGATCCAGATCATCACCGACGGCTCGGTGCGGCGCACAGCTCTCGTGTCGGGCGACGTCGACTGGGCGATCAGCATCCCCCCGCAGAGCGTGGAGCAGCTGAGCGAGAGCGAAGAGGTGGTGGTGGACGAGACGACCGCTGGCGCCTACTGGTACATCGGCGTCAACACCGAGCGGGAGCCGCTGGATGACGTGAAGGTGCGCCAGGCGCTCTCCTACGCGCTGCAGCGGGACAACATCGTCCTCGCCGCGACCTTCGGCATCGCCGAGCCCACGCAGGACCCGATCCCCTCCTCCAGCGCCTGGGCGTTGGGCTACGCGCCGTACGAGTACGACCCCGAGAAGGCCCGCCAGCTTCTCGAGGAGGCCGGCGTGGGTGACGGCTTCGAGCTCGAGATCATGCCTACCACCCAATACGAGGAGTCGATCCGCATCGCCCAGGTGGTCCAGCAGAACCTCGCCTCGGTCGGAATCGACGCCACCATCCGCACTCTCGAGTGGGCCGAGTGGCTGGAGGAGGAGGGTGCCGGCAACTACGACACCTACATCTGCTCCTGGAACGGGCTGGTCGACCCCGACGACTACTTCTACGCCCAGCACAAGACCGGCGAGGTCTTCAACTTCACCGGCTACAGCAACCCCAGGGTCGATGAACTCCTCGTCGAGGGCCGCCGCACCCAGGGCTTCATCGAGCGACTCCCGATCTACGAGGAGATCAACCGGATCGTCGTTGACGAGGCACCCTACATCTACCTCTACAACCCCCTCAACATCCACGCCTACCGACCCTATGTGCAGGGTT
- the deoC gene encoding deoxyribose-phosphate aldolase produces MTVSERQERVARNPGVPLEEGWFRQAQVNLSAAERRSATMGTRRSVKKAWQAAWLLKAVSLIDLTTLSGDDTPGRVRRLCAKARNPVRADLLEQLGAADLGLTVAAVCVYHAMVPVAVQALRGSGIPVAAVSTGFPAGLSPFEQRLAEIRASVAAGAEEIDIVVSRRHVLLGDWPALYDEVRAFRDACGEAHMKAILATGELGTLRNVYKASMVAMMAGSDFIKTSTGKEPVNATLPVGLTMARAIRDYYERTGYRIGLKPAGGIKSAKEALVWLIMIKEELGRPWLEPELFRFGASSLLADIERQVEHFATGRYSAGFRHPLG; encoded by the coding sequence GTGACGGTCAGCGAACGGCAGGAGCGGGTGGCGCGCAATCCGGGCGTTCCCCTCGAGGAGGGGTGGTTCCGGCAGGCGCAGGTGAACCTGTCGGCTGCCGAGCGCCGGAGTGCCACCATGGGCACCAGGCGCAGCGTGAAGAAGGCGTGGCAGGCTGCGTGGCTGCTGAAAGCCGTGAGCCTGATCGACCTAACCACCCTCTCCGGTGACGACACGCCCGGACGGGTCAGGCGTCTTTGCGCCAAGGCGCGCAACCCGGTCAGGGCCGACCTCCTCGAACAACTCGGTGCTGCCGACCTCGGCCTGACAGTGGCTGCCGTCTGCGTCTATCACGCGATGGTTCCTGTCGCGGTGCAGGCGCTGCGCGGTAGCGGCATCCCGGTCGCCGCCGTCTCGACCGGCTTCCCCGCCGGCCTCAGTCCGTTCGAACAGCGCCTGGCCGAGATCCGCGCCTCGGTGGCTGCCGGCGCCGAAGAGATCGATATCGTCGTGAGCCGCCGTCACGTCCTGCTGGGCGACTGGCCCGCCCTCTACGACGAGGTGCGGGCGTTCCGCGACGCCTGCGGCGAAGCCCACATGAAGGCGATCCTCGCTACCGGCGAGCTGGGGACGTTGCGTAACGTGTACAAGGCCTCGATGGTTGCGATGATGGCGGGAAGCGACTTCATCAAGACGTCGACCGGCAAGGAGCCCGTCAACGCAACTCTGCCGGTCGGGCTCACCATGGCCAGGGCGATCCGTGACTACTACGAGCGAACGGGTTACCGCATTGGCCTCAAGCCCGCCGGCGGCATCAAGAGCGCCAAGGAGGCGCTGGTGTGGCTGATCATGATCAAGGAGGAGCTCGGCAGGCCGTGGCTCGAGCCGGAACTGTTCCGCTTCGGCGCTTCGAGTCTGCTGGCCGACATCGAAAGGCAAGTCGAGCACTTCGCTACCGGTCGTTACTCGGCCGGCTTCCGCCACCCGCTCGGATGA
- a CDS encoding D-cysteine desulfhydrase: MNLARFPRRRYTSGPTPIERLERLSQHLGGPEIWIKRDDQLGLTAGGNKTRKLEFLVADAIAQGADTLVTVGAVQSNHCRLTLAAAVKEGLACRLVIEERVPNSYDPDASGNNFLYRLLGVEAITVVPGDSDVNAAMNEVVTELEAEGRKGYVVPGGGSNALGALGYVSCAAEIVRQSFEMQLPFDRLVVASGSGGTHSGLLAGLHAHSTDLPVLGVSTRAQKGPQEEKIHGLAQQAAELCGSRQGVPREAVTVVDDYVGPGYSLPTPEMVEAIRLFARLEGILLDPVYTGKAAAGLIGLVRSGTLDASERVLFLHTGGSPALYAYQGVILD; encoded by the coding sequence ATGAATCTAGCCCGATTCCCCAGGCGCCGCTACACGAGCGGGCCCACCCCCATCGAACGACTCGAGCGACTGAGCCAGCACCTGGGCGGTCCCGAGATCTGGATCAAACGAGATGACCAGCTGGGTCTGACCGCGGGCGGGAACAAGACTCGCAAACTGGAGTTCCTGGTCGCGGACGCCATCGCCCAGGGCGCCGACACGCTGGTGACCGTGGGCGCGGTTCAGTCGAACCACTGCCGCCTCACGCTGGCAGCCGCCGTGAAGGAGGGCCTCGCCTGCCGTCTGGTGATCGAGGAGAGGGTGCCCAATTCGTACGACCCGGACGCAAGCGGCAACAACTTCCTCTACCGACTGCTGGGGGTGGAGGCGATAACCGTCGTGCCCGGCGACAGCGACGTGAACGCGGCGATGAACGAGGTCGTGACCGAACTGGAAGCGGAAGGGCGTAAGGGGTACGTCGTCCCCGGGGGCGGCTCGAACGCCCTCGGCGCCCTCGGCTACGTCTCTTGCGCGGCCGAGATAGTGCGGCAATCGTTCGAGATGCAACTGCCCTTCGATCGGCTGGTGGTGGCGAGCGGCTCTGGCGGCACCCACTCCGGCCTGCTGGCTGGCCTCCACGCCCATTCGACCGACCTGCCCGTGTTGGGAGTGAGTACCCGAGCCCAGAAGGGCCCGCAGGAGGAGAAGATCCACGGCCTCGCCCAGCAGGCTGCCGAGCTGTGCGGCAGCCGTCAGGGCGTTCCCCGCGAGGCCGTTACCGTGGTGGACGACTATGTGGGGCCTGGCTACTCGCTGCCCACTCCGGAGATGGTGGAGGCGATCCGCCTCTTCGCCCGGCTCGAAGGGATCCTGCTCGATCCGGTCTATACCGGCAAGGCAGCGGCCGGGCTCATCGGCCTGGTGAGGAGCGGCACGCTCGATGCCAGCGAGCGGGTGCTCTTCCTCCACACCGGCGGCTCGCCCGCGCTGTACGCCTATCAGGGTGTGATCCTCGACTAG
- a CDS encoding aldehyde dehydrogenase family protein produces the protein MSSVKEIFETMEYGPAPEGSAPATQWLERHERSFGHFIGGRFVEPEAGEKFETINPANGELLARVAQGTESDVDKAVAAAGEARAEWGSLTPHARSRHIYSLARRIQKHSRLFAVIESLDNGKPIRETRDLDIPLAARHFYHHAGWAQLLESEFPGYRGVGVCGQIIPWNFPLLMLSWKVAPALAAGCTVVLKPAEFTPLTALLFAQVARDAGIPDGVFNVVTGDGSTGELIVQHPEIDKLAFTGSTEVGRIIRRSSAGSGKKLSLELGGKSPFLVFDDADLDAAVEGVVDAIWFNQGQVCCAGSRLLVQEGVADRLHDKLRARMEAMRMGDPLDKSIDLGAIIAPVQLQKIERLVEEGKAQGARCWQPSWSVPEEGLFYPPTLFTEVEPASLLAQVEIFGPVLASMTFRTPAEAVELANDSRYGLAASLWTENIDLALDIAPKLAAGVVWINSTNMFDGAAGFGGYRESGYGREGGREGMYEYLVPVWEAELAVVEAEEHAIVAGPGDGDLPGGNGSASARIDRTAKLYIGGKQARPDGGYSYPVVGRAGDIVGEASLGNRKDIRNAVEAARKATAWSIASGHNRAQVLYYLAENLAARAREFEERLQLMTGSSRSRDEVELSVSRLFTYAAWADKYDGAVHHTPYRNVTLAMNEPWGIMGIVCPEESPLLAFVSLVAPAVALGNRVVAVPSSRWPLAATDLYQVLETSDVPAGVINIVTGDRNELANVLALHDEVASIWYLGTQEGSRMVEEASTGNLKATWVSYGKKRDWFDPRQAEGREYLRRASQVKNIWVPYGE, from the coding sequence GTGAGCAGCGTCAAGGAGATCTTCGAGACGATGGAGTACGGCCCGGCGCCGGAGGGAAGCGCGCCGGCGACGCAGTGGCTCGAGCGCCACGAGCGCAGCTTCGGGCATTTCATCGGCGGCCGTTTCGTCGAACCGGAGGCGGGCGAGAAGTTCGAGACGATCAATCCTGCCAACGGTGAGCTCCTGGCGCGGGTCGCCCAGGGCACGGAGTCCGACGTCGACAAGGCGGTTGCAGCTGCCGGGGAGGCCCGGGCAGAGTGGGGATCGCTCACCCCCCACGCGCGGTCGCGCCACATCTACTCTCTGGCCCGGCGGATCCAGAAACACAGCCGCCTCTTCGCCGTCATCGAGTCGCTCGACAACGGCAAGCCGATCCGCGAGACCAGGGACCTCGACATACCGCTTGCCGCCCGCCACTTCTATCACCACGCCGGCTGGGCGCAGCTGCTGGAGAGCGAGTTCCCCGGCTACCGGGGCGTAGGGGTGTGCGGGCAGATAATCCCCTGGAACTTCCCGCTGCTGATGCTCTCCTGGAAGGTGGCGCCGGCACTGGCCGCCGGCTGCACGGTAGTCCTCAAGCCGGCCGAGTTCACGCCGCTCACCGCGCTCCTCTTCGCGCAGGTGGCCCGCGACGCCGGCATCCCCGACGGAGTCTTCAACGTGGTCACCGGCGACGGCAGCACGGGAGAACTGATCGTCCAGCACCCGGAGATCGACAAGCTGGCGTTCACCGGCTCCACCGAGGTTGGGCGGATCATCCGGAGAAGCAGCGCCGGCAGCGGCAAGAAGCTTTCGCTGGAGCTGGGCGGCAAGAGTCCCTTCCTCGTATTCGATGACGCCGATCTGGACGCTGCGGTCGAGGGCGTGGTGGACGCCATCTGGTTCAACCAGGGCCAGGTGTGCTGCGCCGGATCCAGGCTTCTCGTCCAGGAGGGCGTCGCCGACAGGCTGCACGACAAGCTGCGGGCCCGCATGGAGGCGATGCGGATGGGCGACCCGCTCGACAAGTCGATCGACCTCGGAGCGATCATCGCCCCGGTGCAACTGCAGAAGATCGAGCGGCTCGTCGAGGAGGGGAAGGCGCAGGGCGCGCGCTGCTGGCAGCCTTCCTGGTCGGTGCCCGAGGAAGGTCTCTTCTATCCGCCGACCCTCTTCACCGAGGTCGAGCCGGCCTCTCTGCTCGCCCAGGTCGAGATCTTCGGCCCGGTTCTGGCGTCGATGACGTTCCGGACGCCGGCCGAGGCGGTGGAACTCGCGAACGACAGCCGCTACGGTCTGGCCGCCTCGCTCTGGACCGAGAACATCGACCTGGCGCTCGACATCGCTCCGAAACTTGCGGCCGGGGTGGTGTGGATCAACAGCACCAACATGTTCGACGGCGCCGCCGGCTTCGGCGGTTACCGCGAGAGCGGCTACGGCCGCGAGGGTGGTCGCGAGGGGATGTACGAGTACCTGGTGCCGGTCTGGGAGGCGGAACTGGCGGTCGTGGAGGCAGAGGAGCACGCCATCGTGGCCGGACCGGGAGATGGCGATCTGCCCGGCGGCAACGGCAGCGCTTCGGCCAGAATCGACCGGACAGCAAAGCTCTACATCGGCGGGAAGCAGGCCCGGCCCGACGGCGGCTACAGTTACCCGGTGGTGGGTAGGGCCGGCGATATCGTCGGGGAGGCCAGCCTGGGCAACCGCAAGGATATCCGGAACGCGGTCGAGGCGGCCCGCAAGGCCACTGCCTGGAGCATCGCCAGCGGTCACAACCGGGCCCAGGTGCTCTACTACCTGGCCGAGAACCTGGCGGCAAGGGCTCGAGAGTTCGAGGAGCGGCTCCAGCTCATGACCGGCTCGAGCCGCTCGCGAGACGAGGTGGAACTCTCCGTCTCGCGCCTCTTCACCTACGCGGCCTGGGCCGACAAGTACGACGGCGCGGTACACCACACCCCGTACCGGAACGTGACCCTGGCGATGAACGAGCCGTGGGGGATCATGGGCATCGTCTGCCCCGAAGAATCACCGTTGCTGGCTTTCGTCTCACTGGTGGCGCCGGCGGTGGCGCTGGGCAACCGGGTGGTGGCGGTCCCCTCCTCACGCTGGCCGCTCGCGGCGACCGACCTCTACCAGGTTCTCGAGACCTCCGACGTGCCGGCAGGAGTGATCAACATCGTCACCGGCGACCGGAACGAGCTCGCCAACGTCCTTGCCCTGCACGACGAGGTCGCCAGTATCTGGTACCTGGGAACGCAGGAGGGCAGCCGGATGGTCGAGGAGGCCTCGACAGGCAACCTCAAAGCGACCTGGGTGAGCTACGGCAAGAAGCGCGACTGGTTCGACCCCAGGCAGGCAGAGGGACGCGAGTACCTGCGGCGCGCCAGCCAGGTCAAGAACATCTGGGTGCCGTACGGAGAGTGA